The region GGACAGGAAAGGACAGGAAAGCGGTACCAGCAAGCCTTCGCGGCATTCGCGCAGTTGTCAGAATGGACCTTATCGGACCCGGGCGAGACCATAGAACCGGTGGCGATACGATGCGGAAGTGCGTTTGAATGTCTTATCCGCCCAGGCAAGCCGACGCAGAACTGCTACGTCGAGAGTTTCAACGGCCGATTGCGCGACGAATGTCTGAACGAGAACTGGTTTGCGAGCCTGCGAGAGGCGCGCATCGTGATCGAGGGATGGAGACGGGAGTACAACACGGAACGACCCCACGGATCGCTTGGAAAGCTCACGCCGGATGAGTACCGGAGGCAATTCCGACGACCGCTAACTGGAGAAACAATGACCGCGGGACTGGCATAACTCCCGGACGTGAAACGGGGGGCAGGTCACAATAGTAGCGGGACGGCGGGTATGTTAGGAGTGTCTCTGAGCTAATACAAGGCAGAAAAAAATGCGCCGGAAATTCACTTCGAATCATTCGCTGACCGTCACGTTCGTAACCCTGTTGCTGCTTTTGAGCGCGGCGTTTGCATCCACCGGCGCTAGCGCAGTTCTGAAATGCGGTCAGCCGGTCTCAGCGGGATCTCAACCGACGGCGTCCGACTCTTTGGTCGCCCTGAAGGCTGCCGTTGGCTTGCCGTCGTGTGACGTCACGCCATGCGTTTGCGATGTCACTGCACCTTCCGGAATCACGGCAACCGACGCTTTGAGCATCCTGCGTGCTGCAGTCGGCTTGGCGACGGCCCTTACGTGCTCGTGTGCGCCCTGCTCATCCTTCGCATTCTCGGCGACCGATGGTGGCGTAATGGACAGCGGCTGGACCGGCAAAGCTCATGGCGTCACACTGCCGAGAGGAGACCTATTCGGTGCCGCGGTCGCCAAGCGCTGTGCGGGCGATGGATCTACGTGTACCTCGAACGCAGACTGCGACGACGGCAAGTGCCAGTCTACCTGCGATTGCCAAGCTGACACAGCCTGCGACATCGTAGGACCCACCTCACCGCGGCGCTGCCTATCATCGCATGACACTTGTACGAGCAATGCAGATTGTAGCAGCCCATGTGTCCATTTGCTGGGCCCACCGACTCCACTCTCTTTGGCCGGAAATCCCGTTTGTGTCGTCACGTATTTTGACTCCGAGATGAACGGGATGTTCGACGTCAGTACTGGGAACCTCCGGTGGGATGCCGTACTGCGCCGTCGAAGCCATCTTGGCATATCACTCGACCAACCATGTCCGCGGTGCGGCGCGCCGGAAGAAGATCCTTCTATCGGCGACGCTTCGACGTGCGTCGGAGGCAGTAACAACGGGTTGGTATGTATAGTCGATGCAGTTCATCCCGAGTTTGGCGGAACTTCGTACGGTTGCCCACCGACACCAAGCCAGTTCGTGAACTCTGTGCCGTTTAGACTCAACGCGACAACAGACTCGATCGAGAGGACGGCGCAGTTTGCCTGCTCGGGTGGTGATGCTGCTTCTCATCCATCGCGAGGCACAGGTAAATGTGTAGATAACGAGCAGTCGTGCTCTAGCAACGCTGATTGCATGCGCTGCGTGGCAGATACCTCGCTTCCATGTGCTAGTAACGCTGAATGCGGAGACGTTGGGCCCTGTGCTGCAGCGCCGGATCAGCCAATTAGCTGCGGCTATTGGTGTCACTGCGGCATATGTGGTGATGCGAGTGGATTATCGTGCTTCAGCAACGCGGATTGCGCAGAGGGCGTTTCCTGCGTGGCCGATATGCTTTCAATGCAACAGTTGAAGCCCAATGATTGCGTAAACGACGACCATATTTGCGGGACATCATCAGGGGAGGAATGTGCCACCACTCGTCTCGGCGAGTGCGCGGCCGCCCCCGAGCGCCTATGCGCTACTGATTCAGATTGCCTTGCAGCTGGTCCGTGCGTGCCTAACATGGACCTTCCATGCTTCGAACATAAGATCTCTCGCAATGGAGAATCAGCTTCGTTCACCACTTTGTGCCGCACGGCGCCGTCTACCTTGGCTTGTCAATCTAGCGCTTCTTGCGGGATGGATGACGAGTGCATTGAGGCCTCGGACCTTCGAGTCGTGGCTGTTTATTGTTCGCCCGGTGAGCAGACGATCTTGAATGCCGCGGCGGGATTGCCTGGACCTACAGCATGGGCAGCGTCGCTACGAGTGGAGGCGTGCGCGTGCGGCGATGGAACCGTCGGCTGCAACGAGGCGTGCGACGATTCCAACACCAGTTCCGGTGATGGGTGCGACGAGTTCTGCGCGCTCGAAAAGTAACTGGAGAATCCCGCGTATTGGCCTCAGCGATTTCCGACCATCGCTAAACGGTTGCAGGTCTTGAGCGTCCTTTTCTTGTACGGCTGCATCAATCACGCCGTCCGGCTCCACGAGAAGCCGTGTGGCCGCCCTGGTCGGCGAGTGTGAGCGACGTTCCCCCTTCCGAAGCGAACCATTCCATGAGCCAGTTCTGCCGTATCCGTTCGGCCAGTCGCGTCTGGCCTGACGGCCGCCTGACCGTAAACGTCCGATAGTCCCCGCCTTCCGCGGCCCGGCGGCGTCCTGCGAAAATGCGGACCAGGAGGTTCGCCATGCCCAAGCCGAAACGTCGTATCCGCCGTACCCGTACCGCCCAAGAGATCGCCGCGATCCTGGCCGCCTTTGATCGCAGTGGCCAGTCCGCCGCAGCCTTCGCCCGAACCAGGCCGATGTCGCTGAGCACGTTGCGATTCTGGCTGCGGCGCCGTCGCGGCGTCGTCACCGTCCCGAAACTGGTGCCGGTCAAGGTGATCGCGGCGCCGATGGCGGCGGCGCCGACGCCGCCGATCGAGATCGTGTGTCAACGGGAACCCAAAATTCCCCAGGTATGGGAACTGAA is a window of Candidatus Limnocylindrales bacterium DNA encoding:
- a CDS encoding transposase; translated protein: GQERTGKRYQQAFAAFAQLSEWTLSDPGETIEPVAIRCGSAFECLIRPGKPTQNCYVESFNGRLRDECLNENWFASLREARIVIEGWRREYNTERPHGSLGKLTPDEYRRQFRRPLTGETMTAGLA